The following are from one region of the Stenotrophomonas lactitubi genome:
- a CDS encoding phage tail assembly protein, protein MNTEPTTTVADETTGTNVIVLETPIQRGEQVIRSVRLRKPTAGDLRGIKLFDLAQMDVTALTTVLPRISQPILTTADAGKLEPADLIEFARVIGDFFVPKAERESLSA, encoded by the coding sequence ATGAACACCGAACCCACCACCACCGTCGCCGACGAAACCACCGGCACCAACGTGATCGTGCTCGAAACCCCGATCCAGCGCGGCGAGCAGGTGATCCGCTCAGTTCGCCTGCGCAAGCCGACCGCCGGTGACCTTCGCGGCATCAAGCTGTTCGACCTGGCACAGATGGATGTGACCGCGCTGACCACGGTCCTGCCGCGCATCAGCCAGCCGATCCTGACCACCGCCGACGCCGGCAAGCTGGAACCGGCCGATCTGATCGAGTTTGCGCGCGTCATCGGCGATTTTTTCGTGCCGAAAGCAGAGAGGGAATCCCTGTCTGCGTAG
- a CDS encoding phage tail tape measure protein, with amino-acid sequence MSGGNLRLQVVLEALDRASAPFKKVMAGSKGLSTALQEQQANLRRLNAAQRDVAAYRQQQQAVRATEQSHLAAQLRVAALARQIKEAGTPTRKLSREFNQARAAAAQLKGQHQQQSVELQRLRSGLDRAGISTRQLGTHERKLRGEIAAVSTQMDAQRTRLAALDAAQARSRKIHSAGMNAAAHGTGVALAAFGALRAQTLPIAQAMSFESAMADVKKVVDFDTPDGFEKMGRDIEELSRRLPMVPTDIAKIVAAAGQAGIASNELTRFAEDAAKMGVAFDTTAEDAGQTMATWRTAFRMGQDDVVVLADKINYLGNTGPASVQKISEVVNRIGALGEVAGLGSGPLAALGATVAGMGIESEVSATGIKNMLLTLSSGDAATSRQIASFEKLGLKAGDMAKAMQDDAGGAILQVLEKLKQLPKAEQAATMTQLFGRESIGAIAPLLTNLDLLKENFGKVTDAQKYGGSMNAEYAARVGTAENGLVLLKNSATVLSQRLGKTLLPTVKELAARVAKVADRMAEWVTKNPQLVATIAKLAIGGTALAAALGGLLVAGGVGAMALTQIHKAVMLLSGGGGIGKLVGQVLSLGGRAFPMLFNVGRMLLPLLGGISLPVLAIGAAVAVVAALVWKYWEPIKAFMIGVWQGVLDVVNPIMAELMTALEPLGPVWDTISGAMSQAWDWAKKLFTPFEATSEQLQGATDAGRGFGQILGTVLTVNLRMAVKAIGWLVDAFTTILPVIQNAVGGAWTYLQGAWDLIVGLFTLDGGKIRAGLTAMWEGANQILLGWPAKMMQAGVDMITGLINGVKSMGGAAFDAIAGIAEGVTVKFKSMLGIHSPSRVFAQFGDFTMQGLAGGLDRSQGEPLQQVTSVGDRITQAGAGMGERMQQAGIGGTDASASRLDELRQRRIDRNGGDADTARATASRDRLRAAAVGGERVTQIGAGMTQRMQANDSDTAPSRLDALRERRIARGGDTAAAARATSSRDKLRQASAGLALGAAALPVMAAAAPVVAPAAAQAAAGGTGASSYTIEINAPAGSDEQKIADLVRQTIEQIERDKATRRGARLSD; translated from the coding sequence ATGAGCGGCGGCAACCTTCGCCTGCAGGTGGTGCTGGAAGCACTCGACCGTGCCAGCGCCCCGTTCAAGAAGGTCATGGCCGGCAGCAAGGGCCTGTCCACTGCCCTGCAGGAACAACAGGCCAACCTACGGCGCCTCAATGCCGCCCAGCGTGACGTTGCGGCCTACCGTCAGCAGCAGCAGGCTGTGCGTGCCACCGAACAGAGCCACCTGGCCGCGCAGCTGCGCGTTGCCGCTCTCGCCCGTCAGATCAAAGAGGCCGGCACCCCTACCCGCAAGCTGAGTCGTGAGTTCAACCAGGCGCGCGCCGCCGCCGCCCAACTCAAGGGCCAGCATCAGCAGCAGTCGGTGGAGCTGCAGCGCCTGCGTAGCGGTCTGGACCGCGCCGGCATCAGCACGCGGCAGCTCGGCACCCATGAGCGCAAGCTGCGAGGCGAGATTGCCGCCGTCTCGACGCAGATGGATGCCCAGCGCACGCGCTTGGCTGCGCTCGATGCGGCGCAGGCCCGTAGCCGCAAGATCCACAGCGCCGGCATGAACGCGGCTGCCCACGGCACCGGCGTAGCGCTGGCCGCGTTCGGCGCCCTGCGCGCGCAGACGCTGCCCATTGCGCAGGCCATGAGCTTCGAGTCGGCCATGGCCGATGTGAAAAAGGTGGTGGACTTCGACACGCCGGACGGCTTCGAGAAGATGGGCCGCGACATTGAGGAACTGTCGCGCCGCTTGCCGATGGTGCCCACCGATATCGCCAAGATCGTCGCAGCCGCTGGTCAGGCGGGTATCGCCAGCAACGAGCTGACGCGCTTCGCCGAGGATGCGGCGAAGATGGGCGTGGCCTTCGACACAACGGCCGAAGACGCCGGCCAGACGATGGCCACATGGCGTACCGCGTTCCGTATGGGTCAGGACGACGTTGTCGTGCTGGCCGACAAGATCAACTACCTGGGCAACACCGGCCCGGCCAGCGTCCAGAAGATCAGCGAGGTGGTGAACCGCATCGGTGCGCTGGGCGAGGTGGCCGGCCTCGGCAGCGGCCCGCTGGCTGCGCTGGGCGCTACCGTCGCCGGCATGGGTATCGAGTCCGAAGTGTCTGCCACCGGCATCAAGAACATGCTGCTCACGCTGTCGTCGGGCGACGCGGCGACCTCGCGCCAGATCGCATCGTTCGAGAAGCTGGGGCTGAAGGCCGGCGATATGGCCAAGGCGATGCAGGACGACGCCGGCGGCGCGATCCTGCAGGTACTGGAAAAGCTCAAGCAGCTGCCCAAGGCCGAGCAGGCGGCGACGATGACGCAGCTGTTCGGCCGCGAATCCATTGGCGCGATCGCGCCGCTGCTGACCAACCTCGATCTGCTGAAAGAGAACTTCGGCAAGGTCACCGACGCGCAGAAGTACGGCGGGTCGATGAACGCCGAATACGCCGCGCGCGTGGGCACGGCAGAGAACGGCTTGGTGCTGCTCAAGAACAGCGCCACCGTGCTTTCCCAGCGCCTCGGCAAGACGCTGTTGCCGACGGTAAAGGAACTGGCAGCGCGTGTGGCCAAGGTCGCCGACCGGATGGCCGAATGGGTGACGAAGAACCCGCAGCTGGTGGCCACCATCGCTAAGCTGGCCATCGGCGGTACCGCCCTGGCCGCTGCGCTCGGTGGTCTGCTGGTTGCCGGCGGCGTCGGCGCCATGGCGCTGACCCAGATCCACAAAGCCGTGATGCTGCTCAGCGGCGGCGGTGGCATTGGCAAGCTGGTCGGCCAGGTACTGTCGCTGGGTGGCCGGGCATTCCCAATGCTGTTCAACGTTGGCCGCATGCTGCTGCCGCTGCTGGGTGGCATCAGCCTGCCGGTGCTGGCCATCGGCGCTGCGGTCGCAGTGGTCGCCGCGCTGGTCTGGAAATACTGGGAGCCGATCAAGGCGTTCATGATCGGCGTCTGGCAAGGCGTGCTCGATGTGGTCAACCCGATCATGGCCGAGCTGATGACCGCGCTTGAACCGCTCGGCCCGGTGTGGGACACGATTTCCGGCGCCATGAGCCAGGCATGGGATTGGGCAAAGAAGCTGTTCACGCCGTTTGAAGCCACCAGCGAGCAGCTGCAGGGCGCAACTGACGCCGGCCGAGGCTTCGGCCAGATCCTGGGCACCGTGCTGACCGTAAACCTGCGCATGGCGGTGAAGGCCATCGGCTGGCTGGTCGATGCATTCACCACAATTCTGCCGGTAATCCAGAACGCCGTCGGCGGTGCATGGACCTACCTGCAGGGCGCGTGGGATCTGATCGTGGGCCTGTTCACCCTCGACGGCGGCAAGATCCGCGCTGGCCTGACTGCCATGTGGGAGGGCGCCAATCAGATCCTGCTGGGCTGGCCCGCGAAGATGATGCAGGCCGGTGTCGATATGATTACCGGCCTCATCAACGGCGTGAAGTCGATGGGTGGCGCGGCGTTCGATGCCATCGCCGGTATCGCCGAGGGGGTGACGGTCAAGTTCAAGAGCATGCTCGGCATCCATAGCCCGTCGCGTGTCTTCGCGCAGTTTGGCGACTTCACCATGCAGGGCCTGGCTGGCGGTTTGGACCGCAGTCAGGGCGAGCCGCTGCAGCAGGTGACCAGCGTTGGCGACCGCATTACGCAGGCCGGCGCCGGCATGGGCGAGCGCATGCAGCAAGCGGGCATTGGCGGCACCGATGCGTCAGCCAGCCGCCTTGATGAACTGCGGCAACGACGCATCGACCGGAATGGTGGTGATGCTGACACCGCCCGTGCCACCGCCAGCCGTGACCGCCTGCGTGCTGCAGCAGTTGGGGGCGAGCGCGTGACGCAGATCGGCGCTGGCATGACTCAGCGCATGCAGGCCAACGATAGCGACACCGCACCCTCCCGGCTTGATGCGCTGCGCGAGCGACGCATTGCGCGCGGTGGCGACACCGCCGCCGCCGCGCGTGCCACCAGCAGCAGGGACAAACTGCGTCAGGCATCGGCCGGGCTGGCGCTGGGGGCCGCTGCGTTGCCCGTCATGGCCGCAGCTGCCCCGGTGGTCGCTCCGGCGGCTGCGCAGGCCGCAGCGGGCGGCACAGGCGCTTCCAGCTACACCATCGAGATCAACGCACCAGCTGGATCTGATGAGCAGAAGATCGCGGACTTGGTGCGGCAGACCATTGAACAGATTGAGCGCGACAAGGCCACCCGACGCGGTGCCCGGCTCAGCGACTGA
- a CDS encoding helix-turn-helix domain-containing protein, whose product MSLTEDPKLGVGARLRAERERLDLSQEEMGSRAGKNKNTQMRYETGVNSPTAAYLHDLAALGVDIGYVLTGFPTELDDEDGEMLARYRSASPEMRFAVRLMLTAPKEAAAKHAEAGAAPMVGGNNSGQVNAGTVTQGDVSFQIGSRNKGGRKR is encoded by the coding sequence ATGTCACTTACTGAAGATCCCAAGCTCGGCGTAGGTGCACGGCTGCGCGCGGAGCGCGAGCGCCTGGACCTGAGCCAAGAGGAAATGGGCTCGCGCGCCGGCAAGAACAAAAACACGCAGATGCGTTACGAGACGGGCGTGAACTCGCCCACCGCCGCCTATCTGCATGACCTGGCCGCGCTCGGTGTGGATATCGGGTATGTGTTGACCGGCTTCCCGACAGAACTGGACGACGAGGACGGCGAGATGCTGGCCCGCTACCGGTCGGCGTCGCCTGAAATGCGCTTTGCGGTGCGGCTGATGCTGACGGCACCGAAGGAGGCCGCTGCGAAGCACGCCGAAGCTGGCGCGGCGCCGATGGTGGGCGGCAACAATTCCGGCCAGGTCAATGCGGGCACGGTGACCCAGGGCGATGTCAGCTTCCAGATCGGTTCGCGCAACAAGGGCGGTCGGAAACGCTAG
- a CDS encoding helix-turn-helix domain-containing protein, which translates to MREELDRKGISIAEFARTHNLDQRATWLVLSGRNKGRRGEAHKAAVVLGIKAGTIDPASN; encoded by the coding sequence GTGCGAGAGGAACTTGACCGGAAGGGCATCTCTATCGCCGAGTTCGCCCGCACCCACAACCTCGACCAGCGCGCCACGTGGCTGGTGCTGTCCGGTCGCAACAAGGGTCGCCGCGGCGAAGCGCACAAGGCCGCTGTAGTGCTGGGCATCAAGGCCGGCACCATCGATCCCGCGTCGAACTGA
- a CDS encoding toprim domain-containing protein — protein sequence MQEDIRQQVLQRIERDYGLKHRPSTEYMRGGKCPACGQRELYTSFQNPWVLRCGRQAKCGHEVSVKDVYDDLFDDWSKRHERTETAPHAAADAYLRYSRGFDLTALRGLYTQESYFDRKSREGTATVRFPLTKGGYWERLIDRAHRFGKQKARFMPGQSYAGAWWIAPAAADMLPTAREVWITEGIFDAISLLQHGIAAASGMSSNGYPEESLRALRDQRGGKLPVLVWAYDNEPTARDYVRKHARRAESLGFKSRAALIPQKPGKKTDWNDLHLRASTTNDADARQAQWDADIAEARYHGDVLLAKSAIEKGLLMYAHTQRREFHLEHRSRLFWFSFDSVKFDKLCQERAKRKEDPDEELDADEAEKIRRACCSVEEIANCYPEALYFQSHEVTDESWYFFRVSFPHDAPPVKGTFTGAQVASASEFKKRLISMAQGAVFTGTGHQLDCIIRDVLYDITKVQTIDFVGYSEDHKSYILGDVAVRDGELSLANAEDYFEFKNLRVKSTQKSIRLDIQRDPEKQRNDWLAWLWMCFGTHGMIALTFWFGSLYANQIRSAHKSFPFLEATGEAGAGKTTLLTFLWKLLGRSDYEGFDPAKSSKAGRARAMGQISGMPVVLLEADRSDADRSHAKSFEWDELKDYYGGGTLATRGVRNGGNDTYEPPFRGTIVISQNAAVDASEAILTRIVKLHFRKPQVTTESRIAADNLNALQVEELSHFLIRAVRAESQVMEKFGERVRFYEGKLRERGELRMERVIKNHAQMLALFDALRLVMEIPEEMVVATREALVAAALERQSAVSADNALVTEFWEVYEYLETTNGGLPAVNHSRDASRIAINLNEFAAKAAHHSQQLADLKVLRTLLRDSRRHKCLDTNVAVNSAIRQGTMGAAATVKCWVFKV from the coding sequence ATGCAAGAAGACATCCGCCAGCAAGTTCTGCAGCGCATCGAGCGGGACTACGGCCTCAAGCACCGTCCCAGCACGGAATACATGCGCGGCGGCAAGTGCCCTGCCTGTGGTCAGAGGGAGCTTTACACCAGCTTCCAGAATCCGTGGGTGCTGCGTTGTGGCCGCCAGGCAAAGTGCGGGCATGAGGTCAGCGTCAAGGATGTCTACGACGATCTGTTCGATGACTGGTCAAAGCGCCACGAACGCACGGAGACGGCGCCGCACGCTGCGGCGGACGCCTACCTGCGGTACTCGCGCGGCTTCGATCTGACCGCGCTCCGTGGCCTCTACACGCAGGAGAGCTACTTCGACCGCAAGTCCAGGGAAGGCACCGCGACGGTACGGTTCCCGCTGACCAAGGGCGGCTATTGGGAGCGCCTGATCGACCGCGCTCACCGCTTCGGTAAGCAGAAAGCGCGCTTCATGCCGGGCCAGAGCTATGCGGGCGCCTGGTGGATCGCCCCCGCTGCGGCCGACATGCTGCCGACCGCGCGTGAGGTCTGGATCACCGAGGGCATCTTCGACGCTATCTCGCTCCTGCAGCATGGCATTGCGGCTGCATCCGGTATGTCCAGCAACGGCTATCCCGAGGAATCGCTGCGCGCCCTGCGCGACCAGCGCGGCGGCAAGCTGCCGGTGCTGGTATGGGCCTACGACAACGAGCCAACCGCACGTGATTACGTGCGCAAGCATGCCCGCCGGGCCGAGTCGCTGGGCTTCAAGAGCCGTGCAGCACTGATCCCGCAGAAGCCAGGGAAAAAGACCGACTGGAACGACCTGCATCTGCGCGCGTCGACCACCAACGACGCCGACGCACGCCAGGCTCAGTGGGACGCCGACATCGCGGAGGCGCGCTATCACGGCGACGTGCTGCTGGCGAAGTCCGCCATCGAGAAGGGCCTGCTGATGTATGCCCACACGCAGCGCCGCGAGTTCCACCTTGAACACCGCTCGCGCCTGTTCTGGTTCAGCTTCGATAGCGTGAAGTTCGACAAGCTGTGCCAAGAGCGCGCCAAACGCAAGGAAGACCCGGACGAGGAACTCGACGCCGACGAGGCCGAGAAGATCCGCCGCGCCTGCTGCAGCGTGGAAGAAATCGCCAACTGCTATCCAGAGGCGCTCTACTTCCAGAGCCATGAGGTTACCGACGAAAGCTGGTACTTCTTCCGCGTCAGCTTCCCGCACGATGCGCCGCCCGTAAAGGGCACCTTTACCGGTGCGCAGGTCGCAAGCGCCAGCGAGTTCAAGAAGCGCCTCATCAGCATGGCGCAGGGTGCGGTGTTCACCGGCACCGGCCACCAGCTGGATTGCATCATCCGCGACGTGCTGTATGACATCACCAAGGTCCAGACCATCGACTTCGTGGGCTACAGCGAGGATCACAAGTCCTACATCCTGGGCGACGTGGCGGTGCGCGACGGCGAACTGAGCCTCGCCAATGCCGAGGACTACTTCGAGTTCAAGAACCTGCGTGTCAAATCCACGCAGAAGTCGATCCGACTGGACATTCAGCGCGACCCCGAAAAGCAGCGCAATGACTGGCTGGCGTGGCTGTGGATGTGCTTCGGCACCCACGGCATGATCGCGCTCACGTTCTGGTTCGGCTCGCTGTACGCCAACCAGATCCGCAGCGCGCACAAGTCGTTCCCCTTCTTGGAAGCGACGGGCGAGGCCGGCGCCGGCAAGACCACGCTGCTGACCTTCCTGTGGAAGCTACTCGGCCGCAGTGATTACGAAGGCTTCGACCCGGCGAAGTCATCCAAGGCCGGCCGCGCCCGCGCCATGGGCCAGATTTCCGGTATGCCGGTGGTACTGCTGGAAGCCGACCGCAGCGATGCCGATCGCTCGCACGCCAAGTCGTTTGAATGGGATGAACTGAAGGACTACTACGGCGGCGGCACCCTCGCCACGCGCGGCGTGCGCAATGGCGGCAACGACACCTACGAGCCCCCTTTCCGGGGCACCATCGTCATCAGCCAGAACGCCGCCGTGGACGCCAGCGAGGCGATCCTGACGCGTATCGTCAAGCTGCACTTCCGCAAGCCGCAGGTCACCACTGAAAGCCGCATCGCGGCCGACAACCTCAACGCCCTGCAGGTGGAGGAACTGAGCCACTTCCTGATCCGCGCCGTCCGCGCCGAAAGCCAGGTCATGGAGAAGTTCGGCGAGCGCGTGCGCTTCTACGAGGGCAAGCTGCGCGAGCGCGGCGAGCTGCGCATGGAGCGCGTCATCAAGAACCATGCGCAGATGCTGGCGCTGTTCGACGCCCTGCGCCTGGTCATGGAGATCCCCGAGGAAATGGTGGTCGCCACGCGCGAAGCGCTGGTTGCGGCCGCACTGGAGCGCCAGAGCGCGGTCAGCGCCGATAACGCCCTGGTCACTGAGTTCTGGGAGGTCTACGAGTATCTGGAAACCACCAACGGCGGCCTGCCGGCGGTGAACCACTCGCGCGATGCATCGCGGATCGCCATCAACCTCAACGAGTTCGCCGCCAAGGCAGCGCACCATTCGCAGCAGCTGGCAGACCTCAAGGTGCTGCGCACGCTGCTGCGTGACTCGCGCCGGCACAAGTGCCTGGACACGAACGTAGCCGTGAACAGCGCTATCCGTCAGGGCACCATGGGCGCCGCCGCCACGGTCAAATGCTGGGTGTTCAAGGTATGA
- a CDS encoding GpE family phage tail protein has translation MADVAVIFSFTLTELSALSLSELIQWRQRAYERSGAQQ, from the coding sequence ATGGCCGATGTCGCGGTGATTTTCTCCTTTACCCTCACCGAGCTTTCGGCCCTCTCCCTGTCTGAATTGATCCAGTGGCGTCAGCGCGCCTATGAACGAAGTGGAGCCCAGCAGTGA
- a CDS encoding phage major tail tube protein: protein MALPSKLKNLNLFNDGLSYIGQVTEFKLPTLTRKMEEYRAGGMLGPIDIDLGQEKIEAEWKCGGLMLDVLRQYGAVSHNAVQLRFAGGYQREDSGEVDSVEIVIRGRHTEIDAGTGKVGDDTEFSVKTTASYYKLTVNGRTEIEIDLVGMVFMVNGVDRQSALRRAIGA from the coding sequence ATGGCTCTGCCCAGCAAGCTCAAAAACCTCAACCTGTTCAACGATGGCCTGAGCTACATCGGCCAGGTCACCGAATTCAAGCTGCCGACCCTGACTCGCAAGATGGAGGAATACCGCGCCGGCGGAATGCTCGGCCCCATCGACATCGACCTGGGCCAGGAAAAGATCGAAGCCGAATGGAAATGCGGCGGCCTGATGCTCGATGTGCTGCGCCAGTACGGCGCCGTCTCGCACAACGCAGTGCAGCTGCGCTTTGCCGGCGGCTACCAGCGCGAAGACAGCGGCGAGGTGGATTCGGTCGAAATCGTCATCCGCGGCCGCCACACCGAGATCGACGCCGGCACCGGCAAGGTCGGCGATGACACCGAGTTCAGCGTCAAGACCACCGCCAGCTACTACAAGCTGACCGTCAACGGCCGCACCGAGATCGAAATCGACTTGGTCGGCATGGTCTTCATGGTCAACGGCGTTGACCGTCAGTCCGCCCTGCGTCGCGCCATCGGCGCCTGA
- a CDS encoding phage late control D family protein, which translates to MRATPYPIPAWRVVLDGKDLTDRLAPRLLDLSLTESRGDEADQVDLRVHDHDGMLALPRRGVTLQVAIGYEGSGLFDKGTFKVDDVEHSGSPDIITIRARSADLTGAVRRRRERSWHDTTLGDILGTIAGEHSLRSSIAADLASVQISHLDQANESDINLLTRLGKRFDAMATVKAGTLIFAPIGAGTTASGQPLPGVQITRASGDQHRYSVADREKFTGVRAYWGDRKAARRTGVLVGTSENEKKLQATYATAEEARQHADAEFRRLDRGTAQLSYRLALGRADIYPEQAVTVSGFKPEIDGTDWLVAKATHTIDGSGGFITALELERGGESSPSADAQ; encoded by the coding sequence ATGAGGGCGACGCCATATCCGATTCCCGCATGGCGGGTAGTGCTCGATGGCAAGGATCTGACAGACCGGCTGGCGCCGCGCCTGCTGGATCTCTCCCTGACCGAGAGCCGTGGGGATGAAGCCGACCAGGTGGATCTGCGCGTGCATGACCACGACGGCATGCTTGCGCTGCCGCGCCGTGGCGTCACCCTGCAGGTGGCCATTGGCTATGAAGGTAGCGGCCTGTTCGACAAGGGCACCTTCAAGGTGGACGACGTAGAACACAGCGGCTCGCCGGACATCATCACGATTCGTGCGCGCTCGGCTGACCTGACCGGGGCTGTGCGTCGCCGCCGCGAACGCAGCTGGCACGACACCACCCTGGGCGACATTCTCGGCACCATCGCAGGCGAGCATTCGCTGCGTTCGTCCATCGCCGCGGATCTGGCCAGCGTGCAGATTTCACACCTCGATCAAGCCAACGAGAGCGATATCAACCTGCTGACGCGGCTTGGCAAGCGATTCGACGCCATGGCCACGGTGAAGGCCGGCACGCTGATATTCGCGCCCATCGGCGCTGGCACCACGGCCAGTGGCCAGCCGCTGCCGGGCGTGCAAATCACTCGCGCCTCTGGCGACCAGCACCGCTACAGTGTGGCCGACCGCGAGAAGTTCACCGGCGTGCGCGCGTACTGGGGCGACCGCAAGGCAGCACGTCGCACGGGCGTGCTGGTCGGCACGTCCGAGAACGAGAAGAAGCTGCAGGCCACCTACGCCACGGCAGAGGAAGCGCGGCAGCACGCTGATGCCGAGTTCAGACGGCTGGACCGTGGCACCGCGCAGCTGAGCTATCGGCTGGCCTTGGGCCGTGCCGATATTTACCCGGAGCAGGCCGTTACTGTCAGCGGGTTCAAGCCGGAGATCGATGGCACCGACTGGCTGGTGGCCAAGGCCACCCATACCATCGACGGCAGTGGGGGGTTCATCACTGCCTTGGAGCTGGAGCGTGGCGGCGAAAGCTCGCCCTCAGCCGATGCTCAATAA
- a CDS encoding phage tail protein produces MQMTWGTFVFSLSTAAYGELQRQMTWRHASSERVGARAARQYVGPGDDTISLQGTIAGELVADLQVLDKLRELGDQGKPQALVEGTGRVYGAYLLTSLSETRRELFNDGTPRLIDFQMQLERDDDGASEAIA; encoded by the coding sequence ATGCAGATGACCTGGGGCACATTCGTGTTTTCCCTCTCCACCGCCGCCTACGGCGAACTACAGCGCCAGATGACCTGGCGCCACGCCAGCAGCGAGCGCGTTGGCGCCCGCGCGGCCCGGCAGTACGTCGGGCCAGGCGATGACACCATCAGCCTGCAGGGCACCATTGCCGGCGAGCTTGTGGCCGACCTGCAGGTGCTGGACAAACTGCGCGAGCTGGGCGACCAGGGCAAACCGCAGGCGCTGGTGGAGGGCACGGGGCGCGTCTACGGCGCGTACCTGCTGACCAGCCTCAGCGAGACACGGCGCGAGCTGTTCAACGATGGCACGCCGCGCCTGATCGACTTCCAGATGCAGCTGGAGCGGGACGACGACGGCGCAAGCGAGGCCATCGCATGA
- a CDS encoding phage tail sheath protein, which produces MAASGYHHGVRVIEINGGVRPIRTVSTAVIGVVCTGEDADKTVFPLDRPVLITDVLSAVGKAGMTGTLRATLQGIADQGNPIVVVVRVASASNDTDTTAKVIGGANGGSYTGLHALLVAQAQLGVRPRILGAPGLDTQPVTAAMVPIAKKLRAMIYASCAASATVSEAIAYREQFAARELMLIYPDFMAFNTTSSSTGMAFAVARALGVRAMTDQQQGWHKSISNVPVAGVTGISRDVHWDLQDPNTDAGLLNAGDVTTLVNSNGYKFWGSRTCSEDPLFQFETATRTAQILADTIAEAQEIYIDKPLHPTLVRDLLESINAKFRELVYAGYLIGASAWYDDGANPSQSLASGQLVIDFDYTPVPPLESLQLNQRITDRYFADFPARISG; this is translated from the coding sequence ATGGCCGCCAGTGGCTATCATCACGGCGTTCGCGTCATCGAAATCAACGGCGGCGTCCGGCCGATCCGTACCGTATCCACCGCCGTGATCGGCGTCGTCTGCACGGGCGAAGACGCAGACAAGACCGTCTTCCCGCTGGATCGTCCGGTGCTGATTACCGACGTGCTGAGCGCAGTCGGCAAAGCCGGCATGACCGGCACCCTGCGCGCCACGCTGCAAGGCATCGCCGATCAGGGCAACCCGATTGTGGTCGTGGTGCGCGTGGCCAGTGCCAGCAATGACACCGACACCACCGCAAAGGTCATCGGCGGCGCCAATGGCGGCAGCTACACCGGCCTGCACGCACTGCTGGTTGCACAGGCACAGCTGGGCGTCCGTCCGCGCATCCTGGGCGCGCCGGGGCTGGACACCCAGCCGGTGACCGCCGCCATGGTTCCCATCGCCAAGAAGCTGCGCGCCATGATCTACGCCAGCTGCGCCGCCAGCGCCACGGTGTCGGAAGCCATCGCCTACCGCGAGCAGTTCGCGGCCCGCGAGCTGATGCTGATCTACCCCGACTTCATGGCGTTCAACACCACTTCCTCCTCGACCGGCATGGCCTTCGCCGTCGCCCGTGCACTGGGCGTGCGCGCCATGACCGACCAGCAGCAGGGCTGGCACAAGTCCATCTCGAACGTACCGGTTGCCGGCGTGACCGGCATCAGCCGCGACGTGCATTGGGATCTGCAAGACCCCAACACGGATGCAGGCCTGCTCAACGCCGGCGACGTGACCACCCTCGTCAATTCCAACGGCTACAAGTTCTGGGGCTCGCGCACCTGCAGCGAAGACCCGTTGTTCCAGTTCGAGACGGCAACCCGTACCGCGCAGATCCTCGCCGACACCATCGCCGAGGCGCAGGAAATCTACATCGACAAACCGCTGCACCCGACGCTGGTCCGCGATCTGCTGGAAAGCATCAACGCCAAGTTCCGCGAGCTGGTCTATGCCGGCTATCTGATCGGCGCCAGTGCCTGGTACGACGATGGCGCCAACCCGTCGCAGTCGCTGGCCAGCGGCCAGCTGGTGATCGACTTCGATTACACCCCGGTACCGCCGCTGGAAAGCCTGCAGCTGAACCAGCGCATCACCGACCGCTACTTCGCCGACTTCCCGGCCCGCATCAGCGGCTAA
- a CDS encoding ogr/Delta-like zinc finger family protein — translation MSSHGARKKVVFRCDFCHSPLVKRTSHLSHDHLRHDSFNCTNPVCSAAFTGHTELTGVASPSGLPHALPTDLPPSPAYAREIAQRAHRLQLCGSQPDLLDALPLPADH, via the coding sequence ATGTCGTCGCACGGTGCACGCAAGAAGGTGGTCTTTCGCTGCGATTTCTGCCACTCCCCCCTGGTCAAGCGCACTAGCCACCTGAGCCATGACCATCTGCGCCATGACTCGTTCAATTGCACGAATCCGGTCTGTTCTGCTGCCTTCACAGGGCACACGGAGTTGACCGGCGTAGCCAGTCCCAGCGGCCTGCCCCACGCACTGCCTACGGACCTTCCCCCTAGCCCCGCATACGCACGCGAGATCGCGCAGCGCGCACACCGCCTGCAGCTGTGCGGCAGCCAGCCCGATCTGCTGGACGCACTGCCACTCCCGGCCGACCACTAA